In Aquila chrysaetos chrysaetos chromosome 2, bAquChr1.4, whole genome shotgun sequence, the following are encoded in one genomic region:
- the C2H14orf180 gene encoding nutritionally-regulated adipose and cardiac enriched protein homolog isoform X3 — MYRKEKTDDSSYPPSILRKRPPVDQAVGEKRKAERKVRFREPEVIEYAISCYDYVVVDDRSSSGLPVLLWLSFCAVLILAVSLYYTSMKKDVKVLEEFQSQLVIFFLQIRHVAQKCWTWFMRQ, encoded by the exons ATGTACAGGAAAGAGAAG ACAGATGACAGTAGCTATCCTCCTTCAATATTGAGGAAAAGGCCACCTGTGGACCAAGCTGTGGGGGAAAAGcggaaagcagagagaaaggttCGATTCCGTGAGCCAGAAGTCATTGAATATG ctatTTCCTGCTATGACTACGTAGTGG TAGATGACAGGTCATCATCTGGATTGCCTGTGCTCCTGTGGCTCTCATTTTGCGCAGTGCTGATCCTTGCTGTGAGTCTCTACTACACCAGCATGAAGAAAGATGTCAAAGTCCTGGAGGAATTTCAATCCCAACTTGTTATCTTCTTTCTTCAGATAAGACACGTTGCTCAGAAATGCTGGACTTGGTTTATGAGGCAGTAG
- the TMEM179 gene encoding transmembrane protein 179: MALSNFLFAQCICYFLAFLFSFIVVVPLSENGNDFHGRCLLFTEGMWLNANLTVERQRFTVQEWGPEAACRFSIFTGLLSLLLATVQAWRTLFFLCKGHEDSFFYAFLNLLISAFVVFITFIASTIVSVGFNMWCDAITEKGSMPNSCEELQDIDLELNLENSAFYDQFAIAQFGLWAAWLTWLGITILAFLKVYHNYRQEDLLDSLIHEKELLLGRSSSRTSLQDEKSGMI; this comes from the exons ATGGCGCTCAGCAATTTCCTCTTCGCTCAGTGCATCTGCTATTTCCTGGCCTTCCTCTTCAGCTTCATCGTGGTGGTGCCGCTCTCCGAGAATGGCAACGACTTCCACGGCCGGTGCCTGCTCTTCACCGAAGGCATGTGGCTCAACGCCAACCTGACAGTGGAGAGGCAGCGCTTCACTGTGCAGGAGTGGGGGCCTGAGGCTGCCTGCCGCTTCAGCATCTTCACCgggctcctctccctgctgctggccacaGTGCAGGCCTGGAGgaccctcttcttcctctgcaaagGGCACGAGGA CTCTTTCTTTTATGCCTTCCTGAATCTGCTGATCAGCGCCTTTGTGGTGTTTATCACATTTATTGCTAGCACTATAGTGAGTGTAGGATTTAACATGTGGTGTGATGCAATTACCGAAAAAGGAAGCATGCCAAATAG CTGTGAAGAATTACAGGATATAGATCTTGAACTGAACTTAGAAAACTCTGCTTTCTACGACCAGTTTGCTATTGCACAG tTTGGTCTCTGGGCTGCCTGGCTGACTTGGCTGGGAATTACCATTCTGGCTTTCCTGAAGGTTTATCACAACTACAGACAGGAGGACCTGCTAGATAGCCTGATCCATGAGAAGGAGCTGTTGCTAGGAAGATCCTCTTCACGAACCTCTTTGCAAGATGAGAAAAGTGGCATGATCTAA
- the C2H14orf180 gene encoding nutritionally-regulated adipose and cardiac enriched protein homolog isoform X2, which produces MSQICPAPPSSAEELPTDDSSYPPSILRKRPPVDQAVGEKRKAERKVRFREPEVIEYAISCYDYVVDDRSSSGLPVLLWLSFCAVLILAVSLYYTSMKKDVKVLEEFQSQLVIFFLQIRHVAQKCWTWFMRQ; this is translated from the exons ATGTCCCAGATATGTCCAGCCCCACCTTCTAGCGCAGAGGAGCTGCCG ACAGATGACAGTAGCTATCCTCCTTCAATATTGAGGAAAAGGCCACCTGTGGACCAAGCTGTGGGGGAAAAGcggaaagcagagagaaaggttCGATTCCGTGAGCCAGAAGTCATTGAATATG ctatTTCCTGCTATGACTACGTAGTGG ATGACAGGTCATCATCTGGATTGCCTGTGCTCCTGTGGCTCTCATTTTGCGCAGTGCTGATCCTTGCTGTGAGTCTCTACTACACCAGCATGAAGAAAGATGTCAAAGTCCTGGAGGAATTTCAATCCCAACTTGTTATCTTCTTTCTTCAGATAAGACACGTTGCTCAGAAATGCTGGACTTGGTTTATGAGGCAGTAG
- the C2H14orf180 gene encoding nutritionally-regulated adipose and cardiac enriched protein homolog isoform X1: protein MSQICPAPPSSAEELPTDDSSYPPSILRKRPPVDQAVGEKRKAERKVRFREPEVIEYAISCYDYVVVDDRSSSGLPVLLWLSFCAVLILAVSLYYTSMKKDVKVLEEFQSQLVIFFLQIRHVAQKCWTWFMRQ from the exons ATGTCCCAGATATGTCCAGCCCCACCTTCTAGCGCAGAGGAGCTGCCG ACAGATGACAGTAGCTATCCTCCTTCAATATTGAGGAAAAGGCCACCTGTGGACCAAGCTGTGGGGGAAAAGcggaaagcagagagaaaggttCGATTCCGTGAGCCAGAAGTCATTGAATATG ctatTTCCTGCTATGACTACGTAGTGG TAGATGACAGGTCATCATCTGGATTGCCTGTGCTCCTGTGGCTCTCATTTTGCGCAGTGCTGATCCTTGCTGTGAGTCTCTACTACACCAGCATGAAGAAAGATGTCAAAGTCCTGGAGGAATTTCAATCCCAACTTGTTATCTTCTTTCTTCAGATAAGACACGTTGCTCAGAAATGCTGGACTTGGTTTATGAGGCAGTAG
- the C2H14orf180 gene encoding nutritionally-regulated adipose and cardiac enriched protein homolog isoform X4, translating to MSQICPAPPSSAEELPTDDSSYPPSILRKRPPVDQAVGEKRKAERKVRFREPEVIEYAISCYDYVVVDDRSSSGLPVLLWLSFCAVLILAIRHVAQKCWTWFMRQ from the exons ATGTCCCAGATATGTCCAGCCCCACCTTCTAGCGCAGAGGAGCTGCCG ACAGATGACAGTAGCTATCCTCCTTCAATATTGAGGAAAAGGCCACCTGTGGACCAAGCTGTGGGGGAAAAGcggaaagcagagagaaaggttCGATTCCGTGAGCCAGAAGTCATTGAATATG ctatTTCCTGCTATGACTACGTAGTGG TAGATGACAGGTCATCATCTGGATTGCCTGTGCTCCTGTGGCTCTCATTTTGCGCAGTGCTGATCCTTGCT ATAAGACACGTTGCTCAGAAATGCTGGACTTGGTTTATGAGGCAGTAG